A region from the Brassica napus cultivar Da-Ae chromosome C8, Da-Ae, whole genome shotgun sequence genome encodes:
- the LOC106359341 gene encoding protein FAR1-RELATED SEQUENCE 5-like, producing MRKVIAVDATSLKNRYGGVLFFAKAQDPNSHSYPLAFAVLDGENLASWTWFFEMLKSVIPDSSELVFMSERNQSLIFAIGNMFPQANHGYCLWHLKEKVKWHACNVNKNIVGHRFMELGRYYTVGDFNSSYDSFKKRYPVVYKYNFDTSNSVESMKSVFKEATRWALTPMLDCIVRKFSDWFTQRKDVVCKSIGTRLVPLVENYLHDLWAVAQHLSVRELNSYELKYEITDTVGKMFWASLVGKSCTCKVWDYEKFPCLHGLAAYIYFTTNVDGSRLNIHELCSKYYWTELWALAYDMTLYVVPDMSSWNVPNRIKEVKIIPLDRITRKGKKRVKTT from the exons ATGAGGAAAGTGATAGCTGTGGATGCGACATCGCTGAAGAACAGATATGGTGGTGTTCTATTTTTCGCGAAAGCTCAAGATCCTAATAGTCATAGTTATCCACTTGCGTTTGCAGTACTAGATGGTGAGAATCTTGCTAGTTGGACTTGGTTTTTCGAGATGCTTAAAAGTGTTATACCAGACTCTTCTGAactggttttcatgagtgaaaGAAACCAGAGCCTGATCTTCGCTATAGGAAACATGTTTCCACAGGCTAACCACGGGTATTGTTTATGGCATTTGAAGGAAAAAGTGAAATGGCATGCTTGTAACGTCAACAAGAATATAGTCGGGCATAGATTTATGGAGTTGGGCAGATATTACACGGTGGGTGACTTCAACTCTTCTTACGACTCATTTAAGAAAAGATATCCTGTTGTGTACAA GTACAACTTCGATACAAGCAACAGTGTGGAATCAATGAAGAGCGTGTTTAAAGAGGCAACGAGGTGGGCCTTAACACCAATGTTGGATTGTATCGTCAGGAAATTCTCTGATTGGTTCACTCAACGGAAGGATGTTGTTTGTAAATCAATCGGTACAAGACTGGTGCCTTTGGTTGAGAACTACTTGCATGATCTATGGGCTGTTGCACAACATCTATCTGTACGGGAGCTTAATAGTTATGAGCTTAAGTACGAGATCACTGACACTGTAGGAAAGATGTTTTGGGCGAGCTTGGTTGGAAAATCTTGTACTTGCAAGGTGTGGGATTATGAAAAGTTTCCTTGTCTGCACGGACTGGCAGCTTACATCTATTTCACTACGAACGTTGATGGCAGCCGCCTTAATATCCATGAGTTGTGCTCAAAATACTACTGGACGGAACTGTGGGCTTTGGCGTATGACATGACACTTTATGTTGTGCCCGACATGTCTTCTTGGAATGTACCGAATCGGATCAAGGAGGTGAAGATCATACCTCTGGATCGTATCACGAGGAAGGGAAAGAAAAGAGTTAAAACTACTTAA